One window of Bacillus alkalicellulosilyticus genomic DNA carries:
- a CDS encoding sensor domain-containing diguanylate cyclase, with product MQLHFFIYFIPFLFLFAMAAEVFFRSPHNSLHRLTALLLLLFSSIFLADYHMVLLPLESAVVFITYFKFFAAFLSMILVVYFFKRISKIQLHWVFHIVFFVPFLGILLMLLFPTEFFVYIHEDHEGFRTETASSPLLVILTIATINTIIWNIVLLVIGEKKAKKNHYSPTFQKRFAVIYIGTIVTTIYLIVTSIIIYIGFQFDISFFILSNYISIIWAISIRYAMVKFDFLTTASQRFELLYQMSSNGIVLINKNGSIEEANSAFLTMVGAEKKDILTMSFQTLLKDDEKIMFSTFLDNTFLQTMPLEIQITINHKEDNEKIVQTGSGLIDYDGENFVYLVLHDITSQKLYEDKLKKMAYEDPLTGIGNRAFFHKQINTILENKPLLNQSLAIILVDLDKFKWINDTYGHAAGDAALRHVASQIQKSIPKDAHPIRMGGDEFAIILHVKNIDAIEQAVKSILSNINQPFLFQGTKLSLKGSAGISVAYQDKVDADRLLNLADKAMYKAKKTLGGNYHFSEDIEVS from the coding sequence ATGCAATTACACTTTTTTATCTATTTTATCCCCTTTCTTTTTTTATTTGCTATGGCAGCCGAAGTTTTTTTTCGGTCTCCACATAATTCTCTTCACCGATTAACAGCATTGCTTTTGTTGCTTTTTAGCTCAATCTTTCTTGCTGATTATCATATGGTCCTACTTCCATTAGAGAGTGCAGTAGTGTTTATCACGTATTTTAAGTTTTTTGCAGCGTTTCTATCTATGATTCTAGTAGTCTATTTTTTTAAGAGGATTAGTAAAATTCAATTGCATTGGGTATTTCATATTGTCTTTTTTGTTCCATTTCTCGGTATCCTATTAATGCTGCTGTTTCCTACTGAATTTTTTGTTTATATCCATGAAGACCATGAAGGGTTTCGAACAGAAACAGCAAGCTCACCATTATTGGTAATACTCACCATTGCAACTATTAATACAATTATTTGGAACATTGTCCTATTGGTGATAGGAGAAAAAAAAGCAAAAAAAAATCACTACAGTCCTACCTTTCAAAAGCGATTTGCTGTGATATATATAGGAACAATCGTAACAACAATCTATTTAATTGTTACGAGCATCATTATATACATTGGGTTCCAGTTTGATATTTCTTTCTTTATACTCTCTAACTATATTTCTATTATCTGGGCCATATCGATTCGATATGCGATGGTTAAATTTGATTTTCTAACGACTGCATCTCAACGGTTTGAACTCCTATATCAAATGAGTTCAAATGGTATTGTACTCATAAATAAAAACGGATCTATTGAAGAAGCAAATTCAGCTTTTTTGACCATGGTAGGGGCGGAGAAAAAGGACATTCTTACTATGTCTTTTCAAACCCTTTTGAAAGACGATGAGAAGATTATGTTTTCTACATTTCTCGACAACACTTTTTTGCAGACAATGCCTTTAGAAATTCAGATTACAATAAACCATAAAGAGGATAATGAAAAAATCGTTCAAACGGGTTCTGGCCTTATTGATTATGATGGTGAAAACTTCGTATATCTTGTCTTACATGATATTACAAGTCAAAAGCTATATGAAGATAAACTGAAAAAAATGGCTTACGAAGACCCGTTAACTGGCATTGGAAACCGTGCATTTTTTCATAAACAAATAAACACAATTTTAGAGAACAAGCCTCTCCTAAATCAATCATTAGCGATCATTTTAGTAGATCTAGATAAGTTTAAATGGATTAATGATACGTACGGGCATGCAGCTGGAGATGCCGCTCTTAGACATGTCGCATCGCAAATCCAAAAAAGTATTCCAAAGGATGCTCATCCAATCCGAATGGGTGGAGATGAATTTGCCATCATCCTTCACGTAAAAAATATCGATGCCATTGAACAAGCAGTCAAGTCTATCCTATCTAATATTAATCAACCGTTTCTATTTCAAGGAACTAAATTATCTTTGAAAGGGAGTGCTGGGATTAGTGTAGCTTACCAAGACAAGGTTGATGCTGATAGATTATTAAATTTAGCGGATAAAGCGATGTATAAAGCTAAAAAGACGTTAGGTGGGAACTATCATTTTTCTGAGGATATTGAAGTTTCATAA
- a CDS encoding molybdenum cofactor guanylyltransferase, whose amino-acid sequence MSVRKQLVSGVLLAGGESRRFGSPKAFHLFNEKPFYSYSYDALTPICHEIIIISHPAHQGLYEQNEFTVLVDDEKFRGKGPLAGIFTAMTHGSGDWFVVAPCDTPFITTDIYLSLLDVIDDANEYDVYIPDVVGKRQPLTAIYHKRCLPFIQKQLEKGVYKVGALFDNVNVKYITIRQSEAFRNMNTLEDIRKTTE is encoded by the coding sequence ATGTCAGTCCGTAAACAATTGGTATCCGGTGTTCTTTTAGCAGGTGGAGAATCAAGAAGATTTGGTAGTCCTAAAGCGTTTCACCTTTTTAATGAAAAGCCTTTCTACTCCTATTCTTATGATGCGCTTACACCAATTTGTCATGAAATTATAATTATTAGTCATCCCGCCCATCAAGGTCTATACGAACAGAATGAATTCACTGTCTTAGTAGATGATGAAAAATTTCGAGGAAAAGGACCCCTAGCTGGCATTTTTACAGCAATGACCCATGGGAGTGGAGATTGGTTTGTTGTGGCACCTTGTGATACCCCATTTATAACTACTGACATCTACCTTAGCTTACTAGATGTAATAGATGACGCTAACGAATATGACGTCTATATTCCAGATGTAGTAGGTAAAAGACAGCCTTTAACTGCGATTTATCATAAAAGATGTCTTCCATTTATCCAAAAGCAACTTGAAAAAGGAGTATATAAAGTTGGGGCCCTATTTGACAATGTGAATGTAAAATATATAACAATACGTCAAAGCGAGGCTTTTCGGAATATGAATACATTAGAAGATATAAGAAAAACCACAGAGTGA